A stretch of DNA from Deltaproteobacteria bacterium:
CATTTAATCTCTGATGCATAGAAAAGTCTCCTTGAGCGACCACTCAAACAGACTCTAACGAATATAGATACCGGGATGTGACTTAAAAGAACAAAGCCGCCAAACTATCCGCATGCCGGCGGCCATCCTGCGTCGCGCAAAGTTTATTGGACTCGTCAACGAGCCAGCCTTTGGCAAACGCATGAGAGCGCGCCGCTGCAATATCTGTTACAAAATCGAACCCAAGCCAGGGCTCCAGGGAGAACCCATCAAGCAACCGAACCCCCGTCATCACACGCTCGTTAAAGAGCTGGCGAGCGTTCAAGGTGTCACAAAACTCCGTGGTTTCATCTTGCACTGTAGGCAAGGCAGCTTCACCGGCTTCCATCGCTTTAAAATACTTTTCCGGCATTCTCCGATTTTCCCAGCGGTGACCTTCGTTCCATTCATCCCGAACAAAACTATGGGCCCCTGGTCCAAGGCCTAAAAAAGGACTCCCTGTCCAATACCTTTGGTTATGCCCAGAGCGTTTGCCGGGCTTCGAAAAATTACTCACCTCGTAGTGCTCAAAGCCAGAGGCCTTCATGGACTGCTCAATCAAAAGAGTCATTTCGAAAACGCGTTCGTCTGTGACCGGCGTAAACCTTTTTTTATCCAGGTAACGGGCATAGGGCGTACCCTCATGGAAAGTCATTTCATAGATGGAGACATGGTCTGGTTCAATGGCCTCGATGCAGCTTAGGTCTGCTTGTAAATCAGAGATTCTCTGCCCAGGAACACCAAAGATGAGGTCTAAGGAAATATTCTCAAAACCCGCATCGCGGCTCTGCTTAAAGGCCTCCATACTTTCATCAACACTGTGATCTCGGCCTAAAGTTTTCATCAAACTTGAACGGGTGCTTTGCCAACCCAAACTAAGCCGATTGATCCCAGCCTTTTGCCAACCCTCCAGGGCACCTGGTGCTAATGTACCCGGGTTCACCTCAATTGAAATTTCTGCATCCCCAAGGAGCGTAAAGCGCTCGCCAATAGCTTTGATGATGGCCGAAAAAAATGAGGGTGGAGCCAGTGATGGTGTTCCACCGCCGAAATAAATGGTTCCCACTGGCTGGTGCTCAAATAAAGGGGCGCGGCGTTTAATTTCACGCTGAATGCTTAGAGCAAGTTGCGCCCACGGGTGCTCTTTGCGGGCATAAACATTGAAGTCGCAATATGGGCAAATCGTGCGGCAGTAAGGCACATGCACATAGATGCCAAAAGAGTCCATCAGCGCTTAC
This window harbors:
- the hemW gene encoding radical SAM family heme chaperone HemW, with protein sequence MDSFGIYVHVPYCRTICPYCDFNVYARKEHPWAQLALSIQREIKRRAPLFEHQPVGTIYFGGGTPSLAPPSFFSAIIKAIGERFTLLGDAEISIEVNPGTLAPGALEGWQKAGINRLSLGWQSTRSSLMKTLGRDHSVDESMEAFKQSRDAGFENISLDLIFGVPGQRISDLQADLSCIEAIEPDHVSIYEMTFHEGTPYARYLDKKRFTPVTDERVFEMTLLIEQSMKASGFEHYEVSNFSKPGKRSGHNQRYWTGSPFLGLGPGAHSFVRDEWNEGHRWENRRMPEKYFKAMEAGEAALPTVQDETTEFCDTLNARQLFNERVMTGVRLLDGFSLEPWLGFDFVTDIAAARSHAFAKGWLVDESNKLCATQDGRRHADSLAALFF